One window of the Gammaproteobacteria bacterium genome contains the following:
- the queE gene encoding 7-carboxy-7-deazaguanine synthase QueE, with protein MISNTEPPVAQREPGTSLRITEIFCSLQGESQTVGWPTTFIRLTGCPLRCNYCDTEYAFRGGVAMSIEAIMDRVAGLGVQHVTVTGGEPLAQKPVLQLLAGLADAGYLVSLETSGALAIDGVDERVLVVMDLKTPASGEVDKNRYENIARLKGADEIKFVICNREDYEWACQCMVDHAIVDQCQVLMSPAFGQQDPAQLAQWILDDRLPVRFQLQLHKVLWGSEPGR; from the coding sequence ATGATCAGCAACACTGAACCTCCGGTGGCGCAGCGTGAACCAGGTACAAGCCTGCGTATTACCGAAATCTTTTGTTCCTTGCAGGGAGAAAGCCAGACGGTGGGCTGGCCAACAACGTTCATCAGGCTGACTGGCTGTCCGCTGCGATGTAACTACTGTGATACCGAGTACGCTTTTCGTGGTGGTGTTGCGATGAGCATCGAAGCAATCATGGACCGGGTCGCCGGACTCGGTGTGCAGCATGTTACAGTCACTGGCGGAGAACCGCTGGCACAAAAACCTGTGCTTCAGTTGCTCGCCGGTCTCGCAGATGCCGGTTACCTGGTTTCACTTGAGACCAGTGGAGCACTGGCAATTGATGGTGTGGACGAGCGCGTACTGGTAGTTATGGATCTGAAGACACCTGCGTCGGGTGAGGTTGACAAGAACCGTTACGAGAATATTGCCCGGCTTAAGGGCGCGGATGAAATTAAGTTTGTTATTTGCAATCGCGAGGATTACGAATGGGCCTGTCAATGCATGGTTGATCATGCCATTGTTGATCAATGCCAGGTGCTGATGTCTCCGGCTTTCGGGCAACAGGATCCGGCTCAATTGGCACAATGGATTCTTGACGACAGATTGCCTGTTCGGTTTCAACTTCAGCTTCACAAGGTTCTGTGGGGAAGTGAACCGGGGCGGTAA
- the queC gene encoding 7-cyano-7-deazaguanine synthase QueC — MRSEQQQNGFESVGKAVILVSGGLDSATVLAMARSRGYDCYALSFDYGQRHRCELRAAAVVAKAYGAAEHRVVNLDMSWIGGSALTDTTIPVPEDQADSSDIPITYVPARNTVFLSYALAWAEVIGARDIFIGANAVDYSGYPDCRPAFIESFERLANLATKAGIEGRSFRIHAPLIDLSKAEIIRKGSILGVDYSLTSSCYQPDEDCRACGHCDSCRLRKAGFSDAGMEDPTRYR, encoded by the coding sequence ATGAGGTCTGAACAACAACAAAACGGATTCGAATCAGTCGGCAAAGCCGTGATCCTGGTATCGGGCGGCCTGGATTCCGCTACCGTTCTGGCGATGGCGCGCTCCCGGGGCTATGATTGCTATGCGTTGAGCTTTGACTATGGTCAGCGACACCGCTGTGAACTCAGGGCTGCAGCGGTTGTGGCAAAAGCGTATGGCGCGGCGGAGCACAGGGTGGTCAATCTCGATATGTCGTGGATTGGCGGCTCGGCATTGACCGATACGACTATTCCGGTACCGGAGGATCAGGCAGACAGCAGCGACATCCCGATTACATACGTTCCTGCCAGGAATACGGTGTTTCTTTCCTACGCGCTGGCGTGGGCTGAAGTTATCGGGGCCCGCGACATTTTTATCGGTGCCAATGCCGTGGACTATTCCGGTTATCCTGATTGTCGTCCGGCTTTTATTGAGTCATTCGAAAGACTGGCCAACCTGGCCACCAAGGCCGGAATAGAAGGCCGGAGCTTTCGAATCCATGCGCCACTGATTGACCTGAGCAAGGCGGAAATTATCCGCAAAGGATCGATCCTGGGCGTAGATTACTCGTTGACCAGCTCCTGTTACCAGCCGGATGAGGATTGCCGTGCCTGTGGCCACTGCGATTCCTGCAGGTTGCGCAAGGCCGGGTTCTCTGACGCAGGCATGGAAGATCCGACCCGTTACAGGTGA